A region of Salvia splendens isolate huo1 chromosome 17, SspV2, whole genome shotgun sequence DNA encodes the following proteins:
- the LOC121774216 gene encoding uncharacterized protein LOC121774216 — MEAAETHSISRKTVYRLWKAAKEQMQRGEPAMMEGKVRGYHHVDRLELDQDKVRNLSTLERSSLRKMAVKLNVSKSTLGQWVKQGKLRPHTNAIKPALTNMNKIARARWSLSQLQPQITQGGVQFQGMHNVVHIDEKWFYMTKVSDRYYLLPDEDEPYRSCKSKRYITKVMFMCAVSRPQFDANGQATYDGKVGIFPFTEVLPAQRKSKNRARGTMETKAINSVTKAVMRDCLIHKIIPAIKAKWPVGASKDIYIQQDNATPHITAMDPEFQAVAKSDGFDIQLICQPPNSPDTNILDLGFFRAIQSLQHEKPCKTVDELVGNVCSSFTELSPQTLNKVFLSLQACLTEILHCRGGNGYKVPHINKDRLHRNGGLPNVLEVDEDVVRDVLHYLQMPENNVGSMYDIGPLSSAFGI, encoded by the exons ATGGAGGCAGCAGAAACTCATAGCATCAGTAGGAAGACAGTCTATAGGCTATGGAAGGCAGCCAAGGAGCAAATGCAAAGGGGAGAACCTGCAATGATGGAAGGAAAGGTTAGAGGATACCATCATGTAGATAGATTAGAGCTTGATCAAGATAAAGTTAGAAACTTATCTACTCTTGAAAGATCTTCCCTGAGAAAAATGGCAGTAAAATTGAATGTGAGTAAGAGCACATTAGGTCAGTGGGTGAAGCAAGGTAAACTACGGCCACATACAAATGCAATCAAACCTGCCCTCACCAATATGAATAAGATAGCAAGAGCTAGATGGAGTCTTAGCCAACTTCAGCCACAGATAACTCAAGGTGGAGTGCAGTTTCAAGGCATGCACAATGTAGTGCAtatagatgaaaaatggttCTATATGACCAAGGTTTCAGACAGGTACTACCTTTTGCCGGATGAGGATGAGCCATATAGGTCATGCAAATCCAAGAGATACATCACCAAAGTGATGTTTATGTGTGCTGTCAGTAGACCACAGTTTGATGCCAATGGGCAGGCAACTTATGATGGTAAGGTTGGAATATTCCCCTTCACTGAAGTACTCCCAGCTCAGAGGAAGTCAAAAAACAGAGCAAGAGGGACCATGGAAACCAAAGCCATCAATTCAGTCACAAAGGCAGTGATGAGGGACTGCCTTATCCACAAG ATCATACCTGCAATTAAGGCCAAGTGGCCTGTTGGGGCAAGTAAAGACATCTACATTCAGCAAGATAATGCAACCCCACACATAACTGCCATGGATCCAGAGTTTCAGGCTGTTGCCAAATCAGATGGATTTGACATCCAACTGATTTGTCAACCACCTAATTCTCCTGATACTAACATCTTAGACCTGGGATTTTTTAGAGCAATTCAGTCACTGCAGCATGAGAAACCATGCAAGACTGTGGATGAACTAGTGGGGAATGTGTGTAGCTCATTTACAGAACTGTCACCACAAACTCTCAACAAAGTTTTCCTAAGCTTGCAGGCTTGCCTCACTGAAATCCTACACTGCAGAGGTGGAAATGGATACAAGGTCCCACATATCAACAAGGACAGACTGCATAGAAATGGGGGACTCCCCAATGTGCTGGAAGTGGATGAGGATGTTGTGAGAGATGTGTTGCACTACTTGCAAATGCCAGAGAATAATGTTGGGTCAATGTATGATATTGGCCCTCTTTCAAGTGCATTTGGCATCTAG
- the LOC121774217 gene encoding probable pectinesterase 29, which translates to MASLKWCIFIFLLLLSSISSISAAIIVVDQSKRGGFTTVQAAINSVPPGNTIWTTIDIKQGIYREQVIIPEDKPFIILKGAGIKNTIISWNGHGAIDVTATFSSEANNTIARDISFMNSYNSPPKSNRNPMDQAVAARIKGDKSAFYRCGFFGLQDTLWDVQGRHYYKSCTIEGAVDFIFGAAQSLYEGCTISVVAGSVNGPGFITAQGRENPNDRSGFVFNNCNIVGDGKVYLGRPWRSYARVLFYNTQMSDIIVPQGWDAWKNTGNENQLSLSEYKSKGPGSMSSRRVGWAKKLSEGEANKLATISFIDNHGWIDNVF; encoded by the exons atggcATCTCTTAAATGGTGCATCTTCATATTTTTGTTACTCTTGTCATCAATTTCTTCCATTAGCGCAGCCATAATCGTGGTTGATCAATCGAAGCGCGGTGGTTTCACAACCGTGCAAGCTGCCATTAATTCCGTTCCTCCCGGCAACACCATCTGGACTACCATTGACATCAAACAAGGCATTTATAG GGAACAAGTGATTATTCCTGAGGATAAGCCATTCATAATCCTGAAAGGAGCAGGAATTAAAAACACCATCATTTCGTGGAATGGTCATGGCGCCATTGACGTAACTGCTACTTTCAGTTCTGAAGCTAACAACACCATAGCCAGAGACATATCGTTCATG AATTCTTACAACTCTCCCCCAAAAAGTAATAGAAATCCGATGGATCAAGCGGTGGCAGCGCGGATTAAAGGCGACAAATCAGCCTTCTACCGTTGTGGATTTTTCGGATTGCAAGACACCTTGTGGGATGTTCAAGGCCGACATTACTACAAAAGTTGCACCATAGAAGGTGCCGTAGATTTCATATTTGGTGCTGCCCAATCCTTATACGAG GGTTGCACCATATCAGTAGTTGCGGGGTCCGTAAACGGACCAGGATTTATCACAGCTCAAGGGAGAGAGAACCCTAATGATAGGAGTGGGTTCGTGTTCAACAACTGCAATATAGTTGGAGATGGGAAAGTGTATCTTGGAAGACCGTGGAGAAGTTATGCTAGAGTCCTCTTTTACAACACACAAATGTCCGATATCATTGTTCCTCAAGGATGGGATGCTTGGAAAAACACTGGCAACGA GAATCAACTATCACTATCTGAGTATAAAAGTAAAGGTCCAGGTTCGATGAGTTCCAGAAGAGTGGGATGGGCGAAGAAGCTAAGTGAAGGAGAGGCTAATAAGTTAGCCACCATTTCCTTCATTGATAATCATGGATGGATTGACAATGTGTTTTAA
- the LOC121773825 gene encoding calcium-transporting ATPase 2, plasma membrane-type-like, producing the protein MESLLREQWEVQHKHAPEEALQRWRGLCGVVKNHKRRFRFTANLSKRYEAAAMRKTNHEKFRVALLVSKAAFQFIQGMQLSDDDYTVPKQVKDAGFQICAEELESIVEGHDLKKLKEHGGVTGVADKLATDSTTGIPSEDSDSLDRRRSVYGTNTFQESEPQSFWMFVYEALQDMTLMILGACALLSLVVGIPTEGWPKGAHDGVGIAASILLVVFVTATSDYQQSLQFKDLDKEKKKVSVQVTRNGYREKMSIYSLLAGDIVHLSIGDQVPADGLFLSGFSLLIDESSLTGESEPVVISLDRPFLLSGTKVQDGSCKMLVTTVGMRTQWGKLMATLSEGGNDETPLQVKLNGVATIIGKVGLLFAVVTFAVLVQKMLSHKWGEHTASRWSGDDALELLEYFAIAVTIVVVAVPEGLPLAVTLSLAFAMKKMMNDKALVRHLAACETMGSATNICSDKTGTLTTNRMTVVKCCISLAVKDLSSEGSASELRSQLPESVLKTLLQSIFNNTGGEVVVSRDGKQKILGTPTEAAILELGLALGGDFQAERQAYKVVKLEPFNSTKKRMGVVLELPEGGLRAHTKGASEIVLAACNKALNSDGEVVPLDEISINRLKTAIDEFANEALRTLCLAYMELENGFSATDDIPASGYTCIGIVGIKDPVRPGVPESVALCRSAGICVRMVTGDNINTAKAIARECGILTDDGIAIEGPVFRELSLEELHQLVPKIQVMARSSPMDKHTLVKHLRTTFNEVVAVTGDGTNDAPALHEADIGLAMGIAGTEVAKESADVIILDDNFSTIVTVAKWGRSVYVNIQKFVQFQLTVNVVALAVNFYSACKTGSAPLTAVQLLWVNMIMDTLGALALATEPPNDELMKRPPVGRKGNFISNIMWRNILGQSLYQFLIIWFLQKHGKTFFFLHKHIDSDLVLNTIIFNTFVFCQLFNEVNSREMEKIDVLRGILDNYVFVIVLGSTFFFQIIIIECLGTFASTTPLTIMQWFFSIFMGFLGMPIAVLLKKHFPVQP; encoded by the exons ATGGAGAGTTTATTGAGAGAGCAATGGGAGGTGCAGCACAAGCATGCGCCGGAGGAGGCGCTGCAGCGGTGGAGGGGCCTCTGCGGCGTCGTCAAGAATCACAAGCGTCGCTTCCGATTCACCGCCAACCTCTCCAAACGCTACGAGGCCGCCGCCATGCGCAAAACCAATCAC GAGAAGTTCAGAGTGGCACTTCTCGTATCAAAAGCTGCATTTCAGTTCATACAag GCATGCAGCTGAGCGACGACGATTACACCGTCCCCAAACAAGTCAAAGACGCCGGTTTCCAGATCTGTGCAGAGGAGCTCGAATCCATCGTGGAGGGCCATGATCTCAAGAAACTCAAGGAGCACGGCGGCGTCACAGGCGTCGCCGACAAGCTCGCCACAGACTCCACCACCGGCATCCCCAGCGAGGACAGCGACTCCCTCGACCGCCGCCGCAGCGTGTACGGCACCAACACCTTCCAAGAGAGCGAGCCCCAGAGCTTCTGGATGTTCGTCTACGAGGCTCTCCAAGACATGACACTGATGATCCTCGGCGCCTGCGCGCTCCTCTCCCTCGTCGTCGGCATACCAACAGAAGGATGGCCTAAAGGCGCCCACGACGGCGTCGGCATTGCCGCTAGCATATTACTGGTTGTGTTTGTCACAGCCACCAGTGACTACCAGCAGTCCCTGCAGTTTAAAGATTTGgataaagaaaagaagaaagtcTCTGTTCAAGTCACCAGAAATGGCTATAGGGAGAAGATGTCTATCTACAGCCTTCTTGCTGGAGATATCGTGCATCTCTCCATTGGTGATCAAGTCCCTGCTGATGGCCTCTTTCTCTCGGGATTCTCCCTCCTGATAGACGAGTCGAGTCTAACCGGAGAAAGCGAGCCGGTTGTGATCAGCCTCGACCGCCCTTTTCTCCTCTCCGGGACAAAGGTTCAAGACGGATCGTGTAAGATGTTAGTGACAACAGTTGGGATGAGGACTCAATGGGGTAAGCTGATGGCGACGTTGAGTGAAGGAGGGAACGATGAGACGCCGTTGCAGGTGAAGCTGAATGGAGTGGCAACCATCATTGGGAAGGTGGGGCTGTTGTTTGCTGTGGTGACATTTGCTGTGCTGGTGCAGAAGATGCTCAGCCATAAATGGGGCGAGCACACGGCGTCAAGATGGTCGGGAGACGATGCTCTTGAGCTGCTGGAGTACTTTGCCATTGCTGTCACTATTGTTGTTGTGGCAGTCCCGGAAGGGCTGCCTCTGGCTGTCACGTTGAGCCTTGCGTTCgcgatgaagaagatgatgaacgATAAGGCGCTGGTGCGCCACCTTGCTGCATGTGAGACCATGGGATCAGCCACCAATATCTGCAGTGATAAAACTGGTACACTTACAACGAACCGTATGACTGTGGTGAAGTGTTGCATCTCATTGGCTGTCAAGGATTTGAGCAGTGAAGGAAGTGCTTCCGAATTGCGGTCTCAGCTCCCGGAATCTGTGTTGAAGACTCTGCTTCAATCAATCTTCAATAACACTGGTGGAGAAGTGGTGGTGAGCAGGGACGGGAAGCAGAAGATTCTTGGAACGCCGACAGAGGCAGCTATTCTCGAGTTAGGCCTGGCGTTGGGAGGGGATTTTCAAGCAGAGAGACAAGCATACAAAGTAGTGAAGCTTGAGCCATTCAACTCCACAAAGAAGCGAATGGGGGTGGTGCTGGAACTCCCAGAAGGAGGTCTCAGAGCTCACACGAAAGGTGCCTCGGAGATAGTCTTGGCTGCTTGCAACAAGGCCTTAAACTCAGATGGTGAAGTTGTACCATTGGATGAGATATCTATCAATCGTTTGAAGACAGCAATCGATGAATTTGCAAACGAAGCTCTTAGGACTTTGTGCCTCGCCTATATGGAGCTTGAAAATGGATTCTCTGCTACTGATGACATTCCTGCCTCAGGATACACCTGCATAGGGATCGTGGGGATCAAAGATCCCGTGCGCCCTGGGGTCCCTGAGTCCGTTGCATTGTGTCGTTCAGCTGGAATATGTGTAAGGATGGTTACCGGAGATAATATCAATACTGCCAAAGCTATTGCTAGAGAATGCGGGATACTAACTGACGATGGTATCGCGATAGAAGGTCCAGTTTTTCGCGAACTGAGTTTGGAGGAGTTGCACCAACTCGTTCCCAAGATCCAGGTGATGGCCCGTTCTTCGCCAATGGACAAACATACATTGGTCAAACACCTGAGAACTACGTTTAATGAAGTTGTGGCTGTCACTGGTGATGGAACAAACGATGCTCCTGCACTTCACGAAGCAGATATTGGACTTGCAATGGGCATTGCTGGGACTGAG GTAGCTAAAGAGAGTGCTGATGTTATAATTCTGGATGATAATTTCTCCACGATCGTGACAGTAGCCAAATGGGGGCGCTCGGTCTATGTAAACATTCAAAAGTTCGTGCAGTTCCAGCTCACTGTAAATGTCGTTGCACTGGCCGTCAACTTCTATTCTGCTTGCAAGACAG GAAGTGCTCCTCTAACAGCTGTTCAGCTCCTGTGGGTGAATATGATAATGGACACACTTGGTGCACTTGCACTTGCAACCGAGCCTCCTAACGACGAACTGATGAAGAGGCCTCCTGTCGGGAGGAAGGGAAACTTCATTAGTAACATCATGTGGAGGAACATATTAGGCCAATCTCTTTATCAGTTCCTTATCATCTGGTTCCTTCAGAAGCATGGAAAGACTTTCTTCTTCCTCCATAAGCACATTGACTCGGACTTGGTACTAAACACGATTATCTTCAACACATTCGTCTTCTGCCAG CTTTTCAATGAGGTGAACTCAAGAGAAATGGAGAAAATAGACGTGCTCCGAGGCATACTGGACAACTACGTCTTCGTGATAGTGTTAGGCTCCAcgttcttcttccagatcattATCATCGAATGCCTCGGGACATTTGCAAGCACGACGCCCCTCACAATCATGCAATGGTTCTTCAGCATTTTTATGGGATTCTTGGGAATGCCTATTGCTGTTCTTTTGAAGAAACATTTTCCTGTCCAGCCTTAG